Within the Miscanthus floridulus cultivar M001 chromosome 2, ASM1932011v1, whole genome shotgun sequence genome, the region acatgtgttagcatattttcacaaatattttcaagggtgttagcactccactagatcctaaatgcatatgcaatgagttagagcatctagtgacactttgataaccgcattctgatacgagtttcacccctcttaatagtacggctatcaaacctaaatgtgatcacactctctaagtgtcttagtcactaaaataaaatggctcctacaatttatacctttaccttgagccttttgtttttctctttcttctttctaagtccaagcacttgatcatcaccatggcgtcGCCATctttatgatctttatttgcttcaccacttggaatgtgctacctatcttctgatcacttgataaactaggttagcacttagggtttcatcaattcaccaaaatcaaactagagctttcaagtgggccaaatggtttaggagttatagttgtttaaagttgaTCTCCCAAAATGCTTGTTTTCTCGGATTTCTAGACAGAACTAGAAATATTacctgttttggttaggatagagtttGAATTAGCTTGTGGTAATTAAattaaagttgtagaaaattttataagctttccataaagtctaagatcatagtatttggataggtagaactatagttatgatttaaacttgtAACTGTTATGTGTAGCTCAGAAATTATCttatgaagaatattagaaatggATAGAGAAGACtgatgcacctactcagtaaacaaggAATTAACGTTGTTATTATTtgtgtaacttaacatcattatcatAGCATCATATACATTCCCATGtcacatcatccatgatccttcttatgcattcatggaacttacttatgcatatgcatacaaTAGGTGCAGCCGAAGGGATCACATTGGTGGAACTCGGAGCCAATCCACAAGAGGAGAGCCAAGAGGTGCAGCACCAGGAGATTCTaggagaaggagagcctaaagttgatcatcttcttgagtgcccggatcatcaACCTATCACATTTCTGAAAGACAAGCctcagagcattataagtctccctattttattaatgtcacctaagttacttgtattgctacattatgtgataggagttgtttgggaacacttgctgcatattacctttccttgaccagaaatatctaccatgaatcctatttgagTCCAGGAACActccttatgcttagctatgcttagaccgatagaagtcgggtgattttctgtcacctgtgaGCCATAGGTGATAACtcgatcacggttggctatattgtgctatcgtggaacataacttggtgttgttgattaattggagaccgggcagagTCTTATGTTGGTGGTAATCacagtgattccgtctgtgtcgtttaaggaccagtcgttggaggtcatcttatcatgttgaacgcatgcctctcacatagttggctggataagtcattccgactgtgaagctgagtagctcaactcaggccagggacacgagtaattaaagtgcgcactctagaggcACTAAGGATGTACGAAGAACCAATGGCGTAAGTCTAAGGGTGAGTTCAAATCCTAagcttcctggcagattggtagtatctttgagggtgcggcactggtcttacccatgatttagactagagttgtaccaaaggtgacctgatgcgacCTCGATgagggaagtatgggtgtgtgttaggaataattccctagctgggtaggaatcgattcgaatcgccgtctctctcggatagtgagaacttgataggagtgcgcttcatcgtagtaattgatggacgTGTTGGTTATGAGGTTATGAAGGGggtcaacttgatatggttattattgtattgacttaatggtaccaacatattTGGcgtaggatagttgctaatctagtataagataggattaataactagtGATTCATAGTTTAAAAGATATTGGATAACTAATGCTTTTATATAAATAATGTCTATCAgatctacttataaagccttgcatactccttgatgtcttagtattttagttgaTGATGGGAAAGTCTAGCtgtgtaccttctcgtactcagggttttattcccattgttgcagataacgtgatgtaccacgactactgtaagcactgctttgctcctgtagtggatgaggaataggaccatgggcatgggcattctatatatcatctcacccttgtgcttttgttggagatgactataaaaattggctatgtatctaaactactgttgatgtcgttctgaactatgttgcttccgctactgttaaactgatattgtaataactatgttggaactccaatgtatgacaaactatttgtgaactcgttgtaacatgtggcttgtatgttgaatcatgtacgatcttggcttgtatgttggttgattcgagatccttcgtgatactcgatggactactggatttatatgggctcaagtgtgatagTTCGACTACCTCGGTGGTTGCTATTGCACTTGTGCccttataaattagacggttaTATTACAGCCGCTGCCTAGATCCAGCTCCTCCTCCCTGGCGCGTAGCTCCAGCTTGTCCTCCTCGTCGCCATATCAAGATCCGCGCGGCGCAGATAGACGGCTACAACGGCGACGGCGACTGCACCGGGGACTTCCTATCGTAGCCTGATCCGTATACCCTCGCCAACGGCTACGACATCTTCTCCGATGCGGCATATCCCTTTTAGGACTTGAGCAATGTCATTGCTCCTCGGATGGGCATGGCGACACTTGACCTCAACTCCCAGGGCCAAGGGTGGCCCGGAATGGTGGGCTATGATGGCCTCCTTCGCTCCGGCCCACACGATGGAGGCATCGACGACAGCATGGACCCCCCTCCCGTTCATGTCCGCAGCGGCAGTCGTATCCTCGGCTTACGTGCGGCTCACattggcggtggaggaggcgccATGGCCGCTCGCACCGTGTCGTCATCCTCCGGTGGTGGCCGTGGCCCTCACGTGCCTCCTGTGACCGCCAGTGTGAGGTTCACATTTGTTCTTGCTGGATGGTCTAGTTCTGTACATGACATGAGTGTTCACTGATGCTATGACCAAGTACAACCACGTCTTTCCACATCCACCCACAGGTAAACACCTTCCAATGCAGCATTTGCAGGTTCTAGTTTAACTAGTTGAAACTTACAAAATTGTTCCATTGTGTAGAAAAATTTTACATGGTGGACTCGGGCTACCCAAACCGTCCGGGTTATCTTGCGCCCTACAAGGAACCAAGTACCATCTTCCATAGTATCGCGACGGCCCGAAGCCACAAGGTAAAAAAGAGATCTTCAACTACGCACATTCATCTCTTAGAAATGTCATCGAGAGGTCGTTTGATTTTTTGAAGATGAAGTAGAGGATTTTGTTGCATATGCCAAGTTATGCACCTCATCAACAAAGTCAAATTATTATTGCATGCATGGCACTCCATAACTTCATTAGAACGAGTGGAATAGTGGATAGGGACTTTGATCGTTGTAACCGTGATGAGAACTATGTTCCACCGGAGGCATCGGCCTCTCAGCCACGTACTCGTCAACCGCCGGCAAGGAATGAATCTACAATCATGAATGGTTTCCGTGACCAAATAGCCCTTGGTTTGTTAAATAGAACATGCCAATTTGAATGGTGTACTTCAATTGTAATGTGTGTGATTGATTTATATGGTTGAGGACAATTAAATTGTGTACCCGGAACTATTGAATAATTATGCAATAAAGTGTAATTTTTTATTGTTTGTAAACACCGCTGGGCATGGCAACACCACCAGCGTGCAGCATCTCGGCGAGCAGCAGCTAGACGCCCAACAGCAACAAGGCCAGCATGCAACATGCATGGCTGTGCATGGCTGTCAATTAATGAAGCAAATCAGTTAATAAATAAGGGTAAATCAGTTTTTGTTTGATACAGTGCTAAACATTTGTCATGTATCTAAACTCCCAGATGTAAAGTTTGAATGACTAAAGTTTTACGGTAAAAGATTAGGGACAAAAGTTTTGCCATTCCAATGCATTTAAACAGGCACTTAGTCATGGGAAACAAAGAGCGCCGTAGTGACAACGAATTTGGTTAAAATAGCCGAATTATGGTACTGTTTGTTTCGAGCCTGGGAGATGTAACGGCAATGTAATCGGGAAGCGGCGCTATCTGTTACAGCGGGAGAGAAATACAACTTTGTTTGGTTGGCATCCGCATTAGTGGGTCCGCCTAGCGTGATCGGATAGCAGGGCGAGAGGAGCGCTAACGGAATTGAACTAGCCTGGATCAGGTTCCTCTGTTATCGACTATCAGATGCTCGATATCATGAAGCCCAACTGTGCCCTCTTCTACGTTGAGTGAGTGCGCTTCCTGCGCTTTTAGCATCTTCTGTTGCGCTGGAGGCGATGTCAACTCTTCTTGCTCCATCAACTGATGATCGTCAAAATGGCCGAAGTAGTGACACAATTCACGTAATAACAAACACATAAAAGGTAGATTGAGAAGTACTGCAAGAATAAGGTGAACTACTCACATCTAAAGCCTTCTGAGCCTCTTGTTCGATCCAAATGATCCCATGGTCGGCTGCAGCATTGCACGACAGAACAACATGCTCGAACCTGCCCTCTGTTGGAGCTGCCGTCCTGACCTCCGGTGGAAATCTTACACATCTACATAAATAACAACAGGGCTTACAATTCTAAGTAGCAGTGACTCCATAACTCAAATTCTAAGAAACCAGAGAGTATGGATTCTGCTTTTCGGCAGAAACCGGAGTAACATGTCAAGTAAATAGTTTGGTTTTGAATTCTTGCTAGAAACTAGCCAACCAGGAGAAATACTTTTATTTACTCGCATGAAAATCACCCATAATGGTGGTTCTCATGACAATCACCTACCCATCTCACATTGCACAAAGcgccgttcggcttgctgaatcttggctaaaattggctgaaaaacactgttctggctaaattgttgtgagagaaaaatatggtttcgactgaaaaaacaagccgaacaagtcggTGTCGGTTTCTGGGTAAACCGAACGGGGCCAAAGTGATTTTATTTCACCGAAGAAACGTATCAGGGAGAAACAAAACCAGAACAGAAATTGGAGAGCCTATAGCCCCAAGGGTGCCTAAATTACATCAAAGGTGCAAATAATTTAGAATGTATATTATTTGTTCAGAAGCTTATCAAATTCCTATCTTTTTTCTTGAGGAAATGTTCAGATCCTATCTTACCAAGTATGCATGAAAGAAGAGACGAGAGAGGTGTGCAAGTAATGAATCGGATAGAGTCTTGTTACGTTTTGCACCATTGAAATTTCATCCAGTGATCCGACTTTATCGAAGTGACCTAAAAGGTGTAGCAGATTTAGAGAACCAATGAGAACTTGGCAAGAAATACCTGCAATTCTTCCGTTCCACGATATGGAACACTGTGCCAGGAGCGTAGAGTTTAGCTGGATCCGTGAGCTTCCCTTCTGAGACAAACGTATCTCTCATGCAAATGAAACATAGCAGAAACGGCAAACTGCAATGCCCGCAGGAGAAGAAATGTGAGGCGTGCTAGTAGTAAAAAACGATAGCAACTAAACTGCAGTCATCAGAGCATACTTACCAGAAGACAGATCCAAAAATGTGCTGCAAGGGCGCCGGAGTTCTGGGCAAGAAATCATCCTGCAGAGGTTCCACATATGTGCATGATCACGATGATTGCCAATTGCTaaaatagtagtagtagaggccATTACTCGTTCTTGTAGCAGTGTCATTGTTCACAAGCAATGGATAGATGAGCCGAGCAAAcaagaaagagttacaagaaacTCGGCAGACTTGCCTGCAACACGACGGAGTGGACAACGTCCGCGTACTCGACGGCAAGCACGAGCGACATGCACCGTGGCGGCGCCATGGCGTAGCACGTCACGTCCTCGCGGCGGAGCCCGAGCCTACCGAGCCAGCACCTCACCGCCACAACGGCCGCCAGCGCGGCCACGCCCGCGCCGAGCGAGTGGCCCACGAACACGAGCCGGCGGCACCCGGCCTCCGCCACCGCGCGCAGCAACGCGGGGCCCTCGCGGTCGAGCAGCCACACGGCGGCGCGGAGCAGGCCGCGGTGAGCGTGCCCTCCAGCGAAGGGCTCGGGCCCGCCGGCGTCGAGCAGGAGGCGGTAGTCCTCTGGccgcgcgaggccgaggccgcgcACGGCGAGCACCACCTCCCCGCGGGCGCGGTCGTGGAGGAGGCGGTACGGCGGGCagagcggcgacgacgacggcgtccccGGCTGCTCGTCGTCGTAGGCGGCGAGCGCGGCACGGGCTCGAAGGATGTGGGCGAGGCCGCGGGCCACGACGCGCTGTCGTCGGCGCCCGAGAGGGAGAGGCGGCGGGCCACCCACCGCACGCAGGCGAGGGAGAGCGCGCACTCGGCGGCGCAGGAGAGGTCCATGCCGCGCGCGCCGCGTGGAAGCGTGGCATTCTTGCGGGGCAAGGGATTTTAGAGAAGGGGACGACCGAGCGAGGCGTTATCGAAGGCGAAGGGTGTTGATTTCGGCATCGCGCAGAGTTAAGCGGAAtactatttttctctcacatgaAAGTATTTTTTTCTAATATTAAATCAGccagtaaataattcacgatagtttacgacgaaacgaacaggctaaagGGAGGCAATCAGACAACACggcaaaaaaattcaaaaaatctAGATCGGAGAAATTATAAACCTTCCCCTTCGGTAGCACTTCAGCAACTGCTAGAGCCCAGACGTCTGATCTAGGCGTTGGCGTTCGGACGCCCCACAGGGCTCGACCCCCCTCATCCGCTTCCCAGCCCCTTCCCTAGTTCAGCACCGGACGCTACCAGCACGCCTCCGGCGACGCGCGCAAGGAGCAAACCCGCTGGCGATGATACGATACCGGGGCAGTAGCatggaccgccgccgccgccctgagATCGCGCGCCCGCACGAACTGTCGTTGTTGCGTCTTCGTCGATCGAAGAGCCCCATTAACACCGACGAACCGCGCGACCTGCGATGCCTACAAAGAGCCCCGCTAGCCTCTGTGTTGCGCGAGTCCGCACGCCCCCAGATTGTCCTGCAACCCGCCGTGTCCACCCCACGGCCGCGACGAGCATGCTGCATGCCCAGCGCCCCCATGCCCACAGCACCCCCGCATCCACCGGCCCCAGCACCTCCGCCCGCTAGGCCCCGGCGAACCACGCGCCCCCGTCCGCCCCGGCTCGCCCGTCCCCGGCCGAACAACATAGAAAGCTAGAATAAAACACGTGCAACAACACGCAAACAACTACTGCAATATTACGCT harbors:
- the LOC136536208 gene encoding uncharacterized protein codes for the protein SSPSLKSLAPQECHASTRRARHGPLLRRRVRALPRLRAVGGPPPLPLGRRRQRVVARGLAHILRARAALAAYDDEQPGTPSSSPLCPPYRLLHDRARGEVVLAVRGLGLARPEDYRLLLDAGGPEPFAGGHAHRGLLRAAVWLLDREGPALLRAVAEAGCRRLVFVGHSLGAGVAALAAVVAVRCWLGRLGLRREDVTCYAMAPPRCMSLVLAVEYADVVHSVVLQDDFLPRTPAPLQHIFGSVFCLPFLLCFICMRDTFVSEGKLTDPAKLYAPGTVFHIVERKNCRCVRFPPEVRTAAPTEGRFEHVVLSCNAAADHGIIWIEQEAQKALDLMEQEELTSPPAQQKMLKAQEAHSLNVEEGTVGLHDIEHLIVDNRGT